A genomic stretch from Verrucomicrobiia bacterium includes:
- a CDS encoding M20/M25/M40 family metallo-hydrolase, which produces MKSLLLNFAERLMRCPAAPYFEGNVRAMAVSICLEQELECSRDSYGNILVSYRGGGKGRPLALAAHLDHPGFEIVKQLGSKRLLAKFRGGVGDAYFKAGMPLRLLPHHGKAKLGARVGKEKSFELETSKSIEEQPQFAVWEMEDFAVKKGVIHGRACDDLIGCAAILATMAQLKKQRAKTNVIGILARSEEVGFHGALMVAEKKLLPDDALVVSLETSREMSPVKMGQGVIVRVGDRSSIFDSNATRFLSEIGTELTKKQKGFQFQRALMSGGTCEGTAYQEYGYQTAALCVALGNYHNCGPRDRIAAEYVSLADAEGMVDLLLAAAKRMKDFDALAGKLPKRLKALAKEARGEFRRLG; this is translated from the coding sequence ATGAAGTCGTTGTTGTTGAATTTCGCCGAGCGTCTCATGCGTTGTCCGGCGGCACCTTATTTTGAAGGTAATGTGCGGGCGATGGCGGTTTCCATCTGTCTCGAGCAAGAACTGGAATGCTCACGTGATAGCTATGGAAACATTCTGGTGAGCTATCGCGGCGGTGGCAAAGGGCGCCCGTTAGCGTTGGCGGCGCACTTGGATCATCCGGGTTTTGAGATCGTCAAACAGCTTGGTTCCAAGCGATTGCTGGCGAAATTTCGTGGAGGGGTAGGAGATGCTTATTTTAAAGCGGGCATGCCCTTGCGTCTATTGCCGCATCATGGGAAAGCGAAGCTGGGCGCACGTGTCGGCAAAGAGAAGAGCTTTGAGCTTGAGACGTCAAAAAGCATTGAAGAGCAGCCCCAGTTTGCTGTGTGGGAAATGGAAGATTTTGCGGTGAAGAAAGGCGTGATCCACGGTCGGGCCTGTGATGACCTCATCGGTTGTGCCGCGATTCTCGCGACCATGGCTCAGCTTAAAAAGCAGAGAGCGAAGACAAATGTTATCGGCATTCTGGCGCGTTCTGAAGAGGTGGGTTTTCATGGGGCATTGATGGTCGCGGAGAAAAAGCTGCTTCCAGATGACGCGCTTGTGGTGTCGCTGGAGACGAGTCGTGAGATGTCTCCGGTGAAGATGGGGCAGGGCGTAATCGTCCGCGTGGGGGATCGCAGTTCGATTTTTGATTCCAATGCTACGCGTTTTCTTTCCGAAATAGGAACGGAGCTGACTAAAAAGCAGAAAGGGTTTCAATTCCAGCGTGCGCTCATGAGTGGCGGCACGTGCGAGGGGACGGCGTATCAGGAGTATGGTTACCAGACTGCGGCGCTATGTGTGGCGTTGGGCAATTACCACAACTGCGGACCGCGTGACCGTATCGCGGCTGAGTATGTGAGTTTGGCTGATGCGGAGGGTATGGTGGATCTGCTGTTGGCTGCTGCCAAACGGATGAAAGATTTCGACGCATTGGCTGGTAAATTGCCGAAGCGTCTTAAAGCGCTGGCGAAAGAGGCGAGGGGTGAGTTTCGCCGGTTGGGATAA
- a CDS encoding tetratricopeptide repeat protein has protein sequence MGRWKIMAYVLCVTLTIVFGVMTLRYYHQVSDKDTTSIPASEEVTAREKLFDASYTRMMVCGSVLFISFCGLSLLIARDLGAGIGSRAGALYYDEDEASASSRNALYEQADQAWTDGNHLEAIGLLRQYVQQNPREQHASLRIAEIYEKDLNNHLAAAMELEEVLKSRLRPDRWGWTAIRLCNLYTGKLNQADKGIALLKRLIKEHPNTQAAEKARKRLAMMEQAEGEMIQEETNVT, from the coding sequence ATGGGTCGTTGGAAAATCATGGCTTATGTCCTCTGTGTCACGCTGACCATTGTGTTCGGCGTGATGACCTTGCGTTATTATCATCAAGTTAGCGACAAGGATACGACCAGCATCCCCGCCAGCGAAGAGGTAACAGCACGTGAAAAGCTGTTCGATGCTTCTTACACCCGCATGATGGTGTGCGGTTCCGTCCTGTTCATTTCGTTTTGCGGCCTCTCCTTGTTGATCGCTCGAGACTTGGGGGCAGGCATTGGCAGTAGAGCTGGTGCGCTTTACTACGATGAAGATGAAGCATCGGCCTCCTCCCGCAATGCTCTGTATGAGCAAGCCGATCAAGCGTGGACGGATGGCAACCATCTCGAAGCCATCGGTCTGCTTCGCCAATATGTCCAGCAAAACCCTCGCGAGCAGCATGCCTCATTGCGCATCGCCGAGATCTACGAGAAAGACCTGAACAACCATCTCGCCGCCGCGATGGAGCTGGAAGAAGTCTTGAAATCTCGCCTGCGTCCAGATCGCTGGGGTTGGACCGCTATTCGCCTCTGCAATCTTTACACCGGAAAACTTAATCAGGCGGACAAAGGCATCGCTCTTCTTAAACGTCTCATCAAAGAGCATCCAAACACTCAAGCCGCAGAGAAAGCCCGCAAGCGTCTCGCCATGATGGAACAAGCCGAAGGCGAGATGATCCAGGAAGAGACGAACGTTACCTAG
- a CDS encoding nucleoside transporter C-terminal domain-containing protein, which yields MEKLISLLGMVAFITLAWGISTDRKRFPWRAVLWGLGLQILFAVLILKTEFGKAFFTFAQNSVSKLIGFANEGAKVVFGPLADTGLMADKFGPPNAFVLAITISATIILVSALSSLLYYWRVLPKIVETTAWVMQRTMGTSGSESLAAAANIFTGQTEAPLVIKPYLPRMTRSELMAMMSGGMATIAGGVLAVYTSLGEGVGRMDMAGHLLTASVMSAPAALMIAKIMMPETETSETAAGGKAEVQQTSINSIDALCTGASDGLKLSLNVAAMLIAFVALVALANYLLALPQLYFSSSPETFKPVTFQSIFGWVNAPFAWLMGVPAQDCLAVGQVLGERIVLNEFIGYLSLTGQQAHLDPRSFTIATYALCGFANFGSIAIQIGGIGSLVPERRKDLVQLGIRSMIAGLLACYLTATVVSLLL from the coding sequence ATGGAAAAGCTCATCAGCCTGCTCGGGATGGTGGCCTTCATCACCCTCGCTTGGGGCATCTCCACTGATCGCAAACGATTTCCATGGCGCGCCGTGCTGTGGGGCTTGGGACTGCAGATACTCTTCGCCGTACTCATTCTTAAAACTGAGTTCGGCAAAGCATTCTTTACCTTCGCCCAAAACTCCGTCTCCAAACTCATCGGTTTCGCGAATGAAGGCGCAAAAGTTGTTTTCGGTCCCTTGGCAGACACCGGGTTGATGGCCGATAAGTTCGGCCCGCCTAACGCCTTCGTATTAGCCATCACGATCTCCGCCACCATCATCCTCGTCTCCGCCTTATCTTCTTTGCTCTACTACTGGCGTGTGCTGCCGAAAATCGTCGAAACCACTGCTTGGGTGATGCAGCGCACCATGGGCACCAGCGGCAGTGAAAGTCTCGCAGCCGCCGCTAATATCTTTACGGGACAAACGGAAGCCCCACTGGTCATCAAACCTTACCTGCCGCGCATGACGCGGAGTGAACTCATGGCCATGATGTCTGGGGGTATGGCCACCATCGCTGGTGGTGTGCTCGCCGTTTACACATCGCTTGGGGAAGGCGTTGGCCGCATGGATATGGCTGGGCATCTGCTGACTGCCTCCGTGATGAGCGCTCCTGCCGCCTTGATGATCGCCAAGATCATGATGCCGGAAACGGAAACCAGTGAAACCGCAGCCGGTGGCAAAGCGGAAGTCCAACAGACCAGCATCAACAGCATAGACGCGCTCTGCACTGGTGCCAGCGATGGTCTAAAACTTTCCCTCAACGTCGCAGCCATGCTCATCGCATTCGTCGCCTTGGTTGCCCTGGCCAATTATCTGCTCGCCCTGCCCCAACTTTATTTCTCCAGTTCTCCTGAAACATTCAAACCCGTGACTTTCCAGTCCATCTTCGGTTGGGTGAACGCCCCCTTTGCCTGGCTCATGGGTGTGCCTGCTCAAGATTGCCTTGCCGTCGGACAAGTCTTAGGCGAACGCATCGTGTTGAACGAATTCATCGGTTACCTCTCTTTGACAGGCCAGCAGGCACACCTTGATCCCCGCAGCTTCACGATCGCCACCTATGCACTCTGTGGCTTTGCAAATTTCGGCAGCATTGCCATCCAGATCGGTGGCATCGGCTCACTAGTTCCTGAACGCAGAAAAGACCTTGTGCAACTGGGCATCCGGTCCATGATTGCCGGGTTGTTGGCGTGTTATCTGACCGCCACTGTCGTCAGTCTGTTGCTCTAG